Within Oscillospiraceae bacterium, the genomic segment TCTGCGACTGTTCAAGTTGCCTGACCATGTTTTCCACACTCTCAGCGACATCGGAAGCGCTGCGGTTTTTGACCACAAAGATATCGGCTTTCGCACCGGCCTCTTCAAACCGGCGGGCGACATCGTATTCGCAGTTGGTGCCGGGGAAGACAGAAATGAGTACATTCGGGCGGGCGGTTTTGATTGAAGGCGCAATGTTGGAACGCTCGGCATAAAGGGTATATTTTCGAATCTCGGTCGGTGCGCTGACTTTGGTGCGGTAAACCGCTTCGAGCGGTTTTTCCCAGGCAGAGCGCAATTTACCGATTTCAATATTTCCATCCGGAGTTTGGATAACTCCGTTGGTGGTCGTGGTGCCGATCAGCAACTCGTTGAGCTCGCTTTCGGCCTCGACCAAAAAGCCGCCGGGCAGAGGGTCAAAGAAGAATTTTTGCTCGGGTACGCAGGCGAGTTTGACACCGATGTCGTTTCCGAAACACATCTTGCAAAGCGCTTCCGCAGCGGAGCAGTCGGTCAGTGAATAAGCGGAGAGAATCTTTTTCTCCCCGATCAGTTTTTCGACTTTGGTAAAGGTCGCGGGTATGGATTCGGTCAGGTCGCTTCCTGTTTTCGGAGCGATCAAATAGACCGGATGATTTGAATCTTTGAATTCACAGCTGATTACCCGGTCGGCGGTCGTCTCCGATACCGCGAACGAGATCAATGTCGGGGGAACGTCGATATTCTCAAAGCTGCCGGACATCGAATCCTTGCCGCCGATGGCGGCGAACCCGAGCGAGACCTGCGCCTTCAAAGCGCCGAGCAGCGCGCAGAAAGGCAATGCCCAACGCTCCGGATCTTTGCGCGGCGACGGGAAAAATTCCTGTAAAGAGAGCCAGCAGTTCTCGGCATCCGTATTTAGCGGCGCACCTGCCGCGACGAGTTTTCCGACCGAAGACACTACCGAAGAAAACGCACCGAAAAACGGGTTTTGATCGCAGATATCGGCGTTAAAGCCGTAAGCCATTATCGAGCAGTCGTCGGTCTGTCCACCGAGCACCGGAAGCAGCGCGACCATCGCCTGTTGGGGTGTGGTGCGGGTCTTGCCGCCGAACGGCATAAAGACCGAACCTGCGCCGATGGAGCCGTCAAAGCGTTCGCAGAGGCCCTTTTGGGATGCGGCGTTCAAGCCGGAGACAGCGGCGTTGAACTGGTCGGGCAGTCCCCCTTTTTTGGAGGCAAATTCGGGTTTTTGCAGTTTTTTCACAAGGATAGAGGCGTGTTTGGACGCGCCGTTGGAGTTGAGGAAATCCCTCGAGAGCGAGGCCACGGCCTGTCCTTTTGAAATCATCGTCATGCGCTCGTCGTCCGTGACAACCGCAACAAGGGTTGCGTCGAGGTTTTCAGCGGCTGCGTATTCGATGAACTTGTCCATATCGTTTTTGGCGACCACGACCGCCATACGCTCCTGCGATTCCGAGATCGCTAGCTCGGTGGCGTCGAGGCCCTCATATTTTTTCGGGACCGCGTCGAGGTCGATTTTCAGCCCGTCGGCAAGTTCGCCGATGGCGACCGAGACGCCACCCGCGCCGAAGTCGTTGCACCGTTTGATCATCGCGGTAACTTTGGGATCGCGGAATAACCGCTGCAATTTGCGTTCCTCAGGCGGGTTGCCTTTTTGCACCTCCGCACCGCAGGTCTGCAGCGATTCGGTGTTATGCGCTTTCGATGAACCGGTCGCACCGCCGCAGCCGTCGCGTCCGGTCTTGCCGCCGAGCAGAATAACCACATCACCGGGCATCGGGGTCTCGCGGCGCACGTTTTTGGCGGGTGCAGCGGCGATAATCGCGCCGGTCTCAAGCCGTTTCGCCGCATAACCGGGGTGATAAATTTCGGAGACAATGCCGGTCGCAAGTCCGATCTGATTGCCGTAGGAGCTGAATCCGGCAGCGGCCTCAAGGCAGAGTTTACGCTGAGGCAACTTATTCGGCAGGGTCTTTTCAAACGGGGTATTCGGGTCAGCCGCGCCGGTCACGCGCATGGCTTGATGGCAGTAGGCGCGCCCCGAAAGCGGATCGCGGATGGCGCCGCCGAGGCAGGTCGCCGCGCCGCCGAACGGCTCGATTTCGGTCGGGTGGTTGTGGGTCTCGTTTTTAAACATCAACAGCCAAGCTTCGGGCTTGCCGTCGATTTTAGGTGTGATTTTCACGCAGCAGGCGTTGATCTCTTCGGAAGCATCCATGCGTATGAGCTTGCCGATCTTTTTCAGGTATTTCGCACCGATTGTGGCAATGTCCATCAAGGTGATCGGGCGGGTCTTGGCTTTTTCGCCGTAGACAACTTCGCGCATTTTTAAATATTGCTCGTATGTGGCTTTGACTTCTTCATCCTCGATTTTAATGTCGTTCAACACGGTTAAAAATGTGGTATGGCGGCAGTGGTCAGACCAATAGGTGTCGATCATCCGAATTTCGGTGATGGTCGGGTCGCGCTTTTCCTCGGTCGAAAAATAGGTTTGGCAGAACGTGATATCATCGTAATCCATTGCAAGCCCGAGCTTTTTGCGCAGTTCTTCCAGTTCCGATTTGTTTAGCTTGCAAAAACCTTCCAATGTCTCGGGCAGGGCGGGGGTTTCAAATTTTTCGTCGAGTGTTACAAATGGGTCGAGTGAGACCGCGCAGCTGTCCACCGGATTGATCAGATATTTTTTAATGGCCATCTTGTCTTCGTCGGAGAGAACACCCGAAAAAATATAAATTTTCGCGCATTTCACCTTGGGGCGTACGCCTTTGGTGATCAGCTGCACGCACTGCTCGCAGGAGTCGGCGCGCTGATCGAACTGCCCGGGCAGATAAGCGACCGCAAGCGCAAACTCGGTTTTCTCGAATGTGAGCGTCTCAAAAATCTCGTCAACCGCCGGCTCACCGAACACTTTGGTGCGCACGGTTTCGAGGAAGTTTTCTTCGATTCCTTCGATGTCGTAACGGTTGACGATGCGAACCGATTCGACGGTACGGATTCCGAGTTCGTTGGCGAAGTCGCCGCGCAGCCGTTCGCAGT encodes:
- a CDS encoding phosphoribosylformylglycinamidine synthase, with translation MPVFRSYTEKKAGFRADCERLRGDFANELGIRTVESVRIVNRYDIEGIEENFLETVRTKVFGEPAVDEIFETLTFEKTEFALAVAYLPGQFDQRADSCEQCVQLITKGVRPKVKCAKIYIFSGVLSDEDKMAIKKYLINPVDSCAVSLDPFVTLDEKFETPALPETLEGFCKLNKSELEELRKKLGLAMDYDDITFCQTYFSTEEKRDPTITEIRMIDTYWSDHCRHTTFLTVLNDIKIEDEEVKATYEQYLKMREVVYGEKAKTRPITLMDIATIGAKYLKKIGKLIRMDASEEINACCVKITPKIDGKPEAWLLMFKNETHNHPTEIEPFGGAATCLGGAIRDPLSGRAYCHQAMRVTGAADPNTPFEKTLPNKLPQRKLCLEAAAGFSSYGNQIGLATGIVSEIYHPGYAAKRLETGAIIAAAPAKNVRRETPMPGDVVILLGGKTGRDGCGGATGSSKAHNTESLQTCGAEVQKGNPPEERKLQRLFRDPKVTAMIKRCNDFGAGGVSVAIGELADGLKIDLDAVPKKYEGLDATELAISESQERMAVVVAKNDMDKFIEYAAAENLDATLVAVVTDDERMTMISKGQAVASLSRDFLNSNGASKHASILVKKLQKPEFASKKGGLPDQFNAAVSGLNAASQKGLCERFDGSIGAGSVFMPFGGKTRTTPQQAMVALLPVLGGQTDDCSIMAYGFNADICDQNPFFGAFSSVVSSVGKLVAAGAPLNTDAENCWLSLQEFFPSPRKDPERWALPFCALLGALKAQVSLGFAAIGGKDSMSGSFENIDVPPTLISFAVSETTADRVISCEFKDSNHPVYLIAPKTGSDLTESIPATFTKVEKLIGEKKILSAYSLTDCSAAEALCKMCFGNDIGVKLACVPEQKFFFDPLPGGFLVEAESELNELLIGTTTTNGVIQTPDGNIEIGKLRSAWEKPLEAVYRTKVSAPTEIRKYTLYAERSNIAPSIKTARPNVLISVFPGTNCEYDVARRFEEAGAKADIFVVKNRSASDVAESVENMVRQLEQSQILMIPGGFSGGDEPDGSGKFITAFFNNPDISSAINGLLYKRDGLALGICNGFQALIKLGLVPFGDIRAMTADSPTLTFNAIGRHQSIPVRLKVISAKSPWMKYANPGEVYTIPVSHGEGRFVADPALIEQLAQNGQIATVYVDENGNPTMQMPHNPNGSMAAVEGITSPDGRVFGKMGHDERCGKNLLRNVGGSSIDLFRAGVDYFK